One window of the Choristoneura fumiferana chromosome 18, NRCan_CFum_1, whole genome shotgun sequence genome contains the following:
- the LOC141438242 gene encoding uncharacterized protein isoform X6, translating into MKYLMLIMALAINTVSSDGTCTNTNSQFANSQCVTSTLTDCNIRDSQIFSTTCTNSEYDGIYVTTSTTTNTRISGNGCSISSCTITDGIAAPDAGCWISGCTLSDMYGYESRYG; encoded by the exons ATGAAGTATCTCATGCTGATTATGGCTCTAGCCATCAACACTG TATCTTCTGATGGCACGTGTACAAACACGAACTCTCAGTTCGCGAACTCCCAGTGTGTCACATCGACGTTGACCGACTGCAACATCCGTGACAGCCAGATCTTCAGCACTACCTGTACAAACAGCGAATACGACGGCATCTATGTAACGACTTCAACAACTACTAATACACGTATTTCAGGCAATGGATGCTCAATTTCCAGTTGCACTATCACCGATGGTATAGCTGCTCCAGATGCTGGTTGCTGGATTTCTGGATGTACATTGAGCGATATGTATGGCTATGAAAGTCGTTATGGCTAG
- the LOC141438242 gene encoding uncharacterized protein isoform X4 has protein sequence MKYLMLIMALAINTVSSDGTCVSTNSQISNSRCVNSTANNCYIDNSQVETTTCARSQYSGANVMISTTNDCNIVNSQVTLTTCANSQFNGVYIKTSTIKDTRISGSGCSISTCTITGGVPDTSSACRISGCSLSPN, from the exons ATGAAGTATCTCATGCTGATTATGGCTCTAGCCATCAACACTG TATCTTCTGATGGCACGTGTGTAAGCACGAACTCTCAGATCAGCAACTCCAGGTGCGTTAATTCGACGGCGAACAACTGCTACATAGATAACAGCCAGGTCGAGACCACTACCTGTGCAAGAAGCCAATACAGCGGCGCCAATGTAATGATTTCAACAACGAACGACTGCAACATTGTTAACAGCCAGGTCACGCTAACTACTTGTGCAAACAGCCAATTCAACGGCGTCTATATAAAGACTTCAACAATTAAGGATACACGTATTTCAGGCTCTGGATGCTCAATTTCCACTTGCACTATCACCGGGGGTGTACCTGATACATCTAGTGCTTGCAGGATTTCTGGATGTTCATTGAGCCCTAATTAG